Proteins encoded within one genomic window of Sphingomonas sp. KRR8:
- a CDS encoding MobA/MobL family protein, translated as MTIRDRSVTPEQVQSAVSKASTAWLSDRRPKKAAAERKRRHRALTQEEREAKALATATAKKRRADEREARELDRLLARIGYLSRRSQREAEAMLRVRVSWKSSAQPKVTAICPRNLYARMAPEVTERTKAALATRSRIAADGFKNIVLRKIPRGYGRKEQGTRAYEHGEAADLARYILREEALETGIVNRFSNILEYDGPNALYETDAFSVDDRRCAQIVAFWNALEAFEAEADADGNVYSHLILAMPHELSPEGRVKALEDFSFRLDALHLPFVASLHKPDAKGDVRNFHAHIIMSPRPFAIEGPFTWSFEAGKATELNSRAGYDWLRQQAAAAFNHALEKEGKPLRYTGIGQAKRGVPSTGETHDGPAKTARKRQQEADEAERKRLTNQLAAHVAAVMDRQACLGAEIQQILHPLVPSKPQPAISPALAALRKKFPNPLKLAGLSGLDLVPFTSADHASDDWFGPAYNLAVELRRGNWELVRDNGGQPELAVEKREEYQALCQAPALPDIVDEALREAHRRMVAERDWERRVRRDKERIRKQAVTWLRGAPVLLFDRDANVLPELRDRFPKHVMALDGVRQAMVDCHIAALELRRRPAAAATKRVPDVEATASEPGAALPPPAPQSPAVDDGVEHQLFDAVRQGLVKLPGKDLGRR; from the coding sequence ATGACCATTCGCGATCGGTCTGTTACCCCGGAGCAGGTGCAGTCAGCCGTCAGCAAGGCCTCGACGGCCTGGCTCAGTGATCGTCGGCCGAAGAAGGCTGCTGCCGAGCGGAAGCGGCGTCACCGTGCGCTCACCCAGGAAGAGCGGGAAGCGAAGGCGCTCGCCACCGCCACCGCCAAGAAGAGGCGGGCGGACGAACGAGAAGCGCGCGAACTCGACCGCTTGCTGGCGCGGATCGGCTACCTGAGCCGCCGCAGCCAGCGCGAGGCAGAAGCGATGCTCCGGGTACGGGTGAGCTGGAAGAGCAGCGCCCAGCCCAAGGTCACTGCCATTTGCCCACGCAACCTATATGCAAGAATGGCGCCCGAGGTGACGGAGCGGACGAAAGCCGCCCTTGCAACGCGCTCCCGCATCGCGGCCGACGGTTTCAAGAACATAGTGCTGCGAAAGATCCCGCGCGGATATGGCCGCAAGGAACAGGGGACCCGTGCCTACGAGCATGGTGAGGCGGCTGACCTGGCCAGGTACATCCTGAGGGAAGAGGCTCTGGAGACCGGGATCGTCAATCGCTTCAGCAACATTCTGGAGTACGACGGCCCCAACGCGCTGTACGAAACGGACGCGTTCTCGGTGGACGATCGCCGCTGTGCCCAGATCGTCGCCTTCTGGAACGCGCTCGAAGCCTTCGAGGCCGAGGCTGATGCAGACGGCAACGTCTACAGCCACCTGATCCTGGCCATGCCGCATGAGCTCAGCCCCGAGGGCCGGGTGAAAGCACTGGAGGATTTCAGCTTCCGCCTAGACGCCCTTCATCTTCCGTTCGTTGCCAGCTTGCACAAGCCCGATGCCAAAGGGGACGTCCGAAACTTCCATGCCCACATCATCATGTCGCCGCGACCATTTGCCATCGAAGGGCCGTTCACCTGGAGCTTCGAGGCTGGCAAGGCGACCGAACTGAACTCACGGGCCGGCTACGATTGGCTGCGCCAGCAAGCGGCTGCGGCTTTCAATCATGCCTTGGAGAAGGAAGGCAAGCCGCTTCGCTACACCGGGATCGGTCAGGCGAAGCGAGGGGTGCCGTCCACGGGTGAAACTCATGACGGCCCGGCGAAGACAGCCCGCAAGCGGCAACAGGAGGCTGACGAGGCCGAACGGAAGCGTCTGACCAACCAGCTCGCTGCGCACGTCGCTGCGGTCATGGACCGGCAGGCGTGTTTGGGAGCCGAGATACAGCAGATCCTGCACCCGCTAGTGCCGAGCAAGCCCCAGCCAGCCATTTCGCCAGCCTTGGCGGCGCTACGGAAGAAATTTCCGAACCCGCTCAAGCTGGCTGGCCTGTCGGGGCTCGACCTCGTCCCATTCACCTCGGCCGACCACGCCAGCGACGATTGGTTCGGGCCAGCGTACAACCTGGCGGTTGAGCTTCGGCGAGGAAATTGGGAGCTGGTGCGCGACAACGGCGGCCAGCCCGAACTCGCCGTTGAGAAGCGCGAGGAGTATCAGGCACTCTGCCAAGCCCCGGCGCTGCCCGACATCGTCGATGAGGCGCTGCGTGAAGCTCACCGGCGCATGGTGGCAGAACGCGACTGGGAGCGGCGGGTCCGACGCGACAAAGAGCGGATCCGTAAGCAGGCGGTGACATGGCTTCGGGGCGCGCCGGTGCTGCTGTTCGATCGCGACGCGAATGTCCTCCCCGAGCTCCGGGACCGCTTTCCCAAGCACGTGATGGCGCTCGACGGCGTCCGGCAAGCGATGGTCGACTGCCACATCGCGGCGCTGGAGCTGCGGAGGCGCCCAGCGGCTGCCGCGACCAAGCGGGTCCCGGACGTAGAAGCAACGGCATCGGAGCCCGGCGCCGCCTTGCCACCTCCAGCGCCCCAAAGCCCGGCCGTCGACGATGGTGTCGAGCACCAGCTGTTCGATGCTGTTCGGCAAGGATTGGTCAAGCTCCCTGGAAAAGACCTGGGTAGAAGATAG
- a CDS encoding TetR/AcrR family transcriptional regulator, whose amino-acid sequence MDQSESNIGRRRKAARQLPRANYQARRQEIVEAAVKVFNRLGFAGASLSAVAAELGVDRASLYYYFSSKEQLFDEIIRAVLIENDRLAQRIAATELSPGRKLRELVIAFMQSYADNYPLLYIYIREDLAHVSDARSQWSAEMRAINRSIEKSFVGIIEEGIANGSLRPIGSARSIAFAILGMLNWTHRWYRPTQGESSSEVGKVFAEIALAGLEKTY is encoded by the coding sequence ATGGACCAGTCGGAAAGCAACATTGGCCGTCGGCGCAAGGCAGCGCGGCAGCTACCCCGTGCAAATTATCAGGCGCGGCGGCAGGAGATCGTCGAGGCGGCCGTCAAGGTCTTCAACCGTCTCGGTTTCGCCGGCGCCAGCCTTTCCGCAGTTGCCGCCGAACTCGGCGTCGACCGTGCATCGCTGTATTACTATTTTTCGTCGAAAGAGCAGCTGTTCGACGAGATCATTCGCGCGGTGCTGATCGAGAACGATCGGCTTGCCCAGCGCATCGCGGCGACCGAGCTCTCGCCGGGGCGCAAGCTGCGCGAACTCGTCATCGCCTTCATGCAATCCTATGCCGACAATTATCCGCTTCTCTACATCTACATTCGAGAGGATTTGGCGCACGTCAGCGACGCCCGGTCCCAATGGTCTGCGGAGATGCGTGCCATCAACCGCAGCATTGAGAAGTCATTCGTCGGCATCATCGAGGAGGGTATTGCCAACGGCAGCCTTCGGCCAATTGGATCGGCGCGCTCGATTGCCTTTGCGATCCTAGGAATGCTCAACTGGACGCATCGCTGGTATCGTCCAACGCAAGGCGAAAGCTCATCCGAAGTCGGAAAAGTGTTCGCCGAAATCGCGCTGGCGGGCCTCGAGAAAACGTACTGA
- a CDS encoding phospholipase D family protein, protein MIDISTGRDVERLLERAIARPDRLTDVALCAPFIDEPMMERIARLAVATRRAACGFRIVTSSAAAVALLARLPEPTAFWRKVVVANDRVHAKVYVVTPRGRGLARAIVTSANLTRRGVAGNFELGVSATSATPQGCHVVRAAREFIGRVAA, encoded by the coding sequence ATGATCGACATCTCCACCGGCCGCGACGTGGAACGTCTGCTCGAGCGCGCGATCGCGAGGCCGGACCGCTTGACCGACGTCGCGCTGTGCGCCCCCTTCATCGACGAGCCGATGATGGAACGGATCGCGCGTCTCGCCGTCGCGACCCGTCGCGCAGCCTGCGGCTTCCGCATTGTCACGTCGAGCGCGGCGGCCGTGGCGCTCCTGGCGCGTCTTCCGGAACCCACGGCCTTCTGGCGCAAGGTCGTGGTCGCCAACGATCGCGTCCACGCCAAGGTCTACGTGGTGACGCCGCGCGGTCGCGGTCTCGCGCGGGCGATCGTCACGAGCGCCAATCTCACGCGGCGCGGGGTGGCAGGAAATTTCGAACTTGGGGTCTCTGCCACGTCGGCGACCCCGCAAGGGTGCCACGTCGTTCGCGCGGCGCGGGAATTCATCGGGCGGGTCGCCGCCTAA
- a CDS encoding DUF2958 domain-containing protein: MKVLTKDLERRLLTNGSAPSLSHVPLVKLFNPLSAATWLVTEMADDGDSLFGLADLGVGSPELGWFSRREIERLRLPFGLRIERDMQFRTEHSIAVWADHARVAGSIAEADRLLQGLSGP; encoded by the coding sequence ATCAAGGTGCTAACGAAAGATCTGGAACGCCGCTTGCTGACCAACGGCAGCGCACCGTCGCTGAGCCACGTGCCGCTGGTCAAACTGTTCAATCCGCTCAGCGCGGCGACATGGCTGGTTACCGAGATGGCCGACGACGGCGACAGTCTGTTCGGTCTTGCTGACCTCGGCGTGGGCAGTCCCGAGCTGGGCTGGTTCAGTCGCCGCGAGATTGAGCGCCTTCGTCTTCCGTTTGGGCTGCGGATCGAGCGCGACATGCAGTTCCGTACAGAGCATTCTATCGCGGTCTGGGCCGATCATGCTAGAGTTGCCGGCTCGATCGCGGAGGCGGATCGGCTCTTGCAGGGCCTCAGCGGACCGTGA
- a CDS encoding BREX system ATP-binding domain-containing protein: MNRSDKVAPALARAIVRSLSRGTTISTGVRHVHVGHADWLAAQRELLEEIAEDGHSDTKFVRGAYGAGKSHFLGVVQDEAREKGWATAHLECSADHVEIDRFETLYPALVAKLVMPEASSADGDLDPARHLLERWSDALRRAAGIREDGITRPFDADARIFRRLGETLHRSNLPADFVTALTAFARARNEDDVETMVAVVRWLRADGDRTSVPRRYMSKQTAIGGGQAGVVTLSSIGKGNATEAMRGLLWLIRAAGFAGLVLCIDEIEELAKLRTRKRQDQSLQALREYVDHAGGQGGFRHLCMYLAATPEMFESPDYFPRYDALATRIQPVSDRLNWRGTVIDLDRTPLDEQEMLAMARRIAAVHRVAYPATVDGALADEYFDELIAGVVASRVRIAKPRLLARIVVDELERARQEGPAFRTHETSTLVSNAAASILREIDA, translated from the coding sequence ATGAACCGCTCCGATAAAGTTGCGCCGGCGCTCGCACGGGCGATCGTCCGAAGCCTGAGTCGCGGGACGACGATCTCAACCGGCGTTCGGCACGTCCATGTCGGACACGCCGATTGGCTGGCTGCCCAGCGGGAACTGCTAGAAGAGATCGCCGAAGACGGCCATTCGGACACTAAATTTGTTCGCGGTGCCTATGGTGCAGGGAAGAGCCACTTCCTGGGTGTCGTTCAGGATGAGGCACGGGAGAAGGGCTGGGCGACCGCTCATCTCGAATGCAGTGCTGACCATGTCGAGATCGACCGCTTCGAAACGCTCTATCCCGCACTCGTCGCCAAGCTAGTGATGCCCGAAGCTTCTTCGGCCGACGGCGACCTGGATCCCGCTCGGCACCTGCTCGAACGATGGTCGGACGCTTTACGACGCGCAGCCGGTATCCGCGAAGATGGAATCACACGACCCTTCGACGCGGACGCGCGGATATTCAGACGGCTCGGCGAGACCCTCCACCGGTCGAACCTCCCTGCCGACTTCGTCACGGCGCTGACCGCATTCGCTCGCGCCCGGAACGAGGATGATGTCGAAACGATGGTCGCCGTCGTGAGATGGCTTCGTGCCGACGGCGACCGCACGTCCGTCCCGCGTCGATACATGAGCAAGCAGACCGCTATCGGGGGAGGCCAAGCGGGCGTTGTGACGCTTTCATCAATTGGCAAGGGCAACGCGACGGAAGCGATGCGGGGCCTCCTGTGGCTCATCCGCGCCGCCGGCTTCGCGGGGCTCGTCCTTTGCATCGATGAGATTGAGGAGTTGGCCAAACTTCGGACGCGCAAGCGCCAGGATCAATCATTGCAGGCGCTTCGCGAGTATGTTGATCATGCCGGCGGTCAGGGCGGCTTCAGGCATCTCTGCATGTATCTGGCTGCAACGCCCGAGATGTTCGAGAGCCCCGATTACTTTCCCCGCTACGATGCTTTGGCGACGCGGATTCAGCCGGTGTCTGATCGCTTGAACTGGCGGGGCACGGTCATCGATCTGGATCGAACGCCATTGGACGAACAGGAGATGCTCGCAATGGCGCGGCGGATCGCCGCCGTCCATCGCGTCGCATATCCCGCAACGGTCGACGGCGCGTTGGCCGACGAGTATTTTGACGAACTCATTGCCGGGGTGGTCGCCTCGCGCGTTCGGATCGCGAAACCACGCCTTCTGGCTCGAATCGTCGTGGACGAACTGGAGCGGGCGAGGCAGGAGGGGCCAGCCTTTCGAACGCACGAAACCTCGACTTTGGTTTCCAATGCGGCCGCGAGCATTCTCCGCGAGATCGACGCGTGA
- a CDS encoding sigma 54-interacting transcriptional regulator, with translation MPNEVDKSMSLAEPPATAAMRRFLQRIMPGSSRATLDLRQRLLSFALNPASRTLLIQGPTGAGKSTVARAVAALVRVAMLTAEDAERILGDLKIEGGNLVSARSLIDWYVELPLTGLVESIADVQLFGSVEKAFTGAGDTAGIFERASGGRGDRAPVAAQLTGGVVFLDEVGDVPPALQAKLLAVLSGGRVYRVGAEGDPERAVEFDGTVISATWKSLDPPGFRPDLLARIAGMTVTLPGLSERMEDIREIIVTVADGVMDDVRRRVEDASRIEPDRVDRDYWSRWSGALETIDERTTAKLSEVDWARHGHMRGLTGAIREIVVFREDVATVVERLPTIGEVRPAGDGLDLFDRLIRRAPDGRGVASHLRALALEDQRSLRSLLEDPGRRRRLAASLGITEKRVRTQVLELGRDRSRASGDAA, from the coding sequence ATGCCGAACGAAGTCGACAAGTCTATGAGTCTCGCCGAGCCGCCGGCCACGGCCGCGATGCGTCGGTTCCTGCAGCGGATCATGCCAGGTTCCTCCCGTGCCACGCTCGATCTGCGCCAACGCCTCTTGTCCTTCGCACTTAACCCGGCGTCGCGGACGCTGTTGATCCAAGGACCCACCGGCGCCGGGAAGTCGACGGTGGCGCGGGCCGTGGCGGCTTTGGTGCGGGTCGCGATGCTGACCGCCGAGGATGCCGAGCGGATCCTCGGCGATCTCAAGATTGAGGGTGGCAATCTCGTCTCCGCCCGATCGCTGATCGACTGGTATGTCGAGCTGCCGTTGACCGGGCTCGTCGAATCGATCGCCGACGTCCAATTGTTCGGCAGCGTCGAGAAGGCGTTCACCGGAGCCGGCGACACGGCCGGCATCTTCGAACGCGCCTCCGGCGGACGCGGCGACCGCGCGCCGGTCGCGGCGCAGCTGACCGGCGGCGTCGTCTTCCTCGACGAGGTCGGAGACGTGCCCCCCGCCCTGCAGGCCAAGCTGCTGGCGGTCCTGTCGGGTGGACGGGTCTATCGCGTCGGCGCGGAAGGCGATCCCGAGCGAGCCGTGGAATTCGACGGTACGGTGATCTCGGCCACCTGGAAGTCGCTCGATCCGCCGGGGTTCCGACCGGACCTCCTCGCCCGCATCGCCGGGATGACCGTGACGCTGCCCGGCCTCAGCGAACGCATGGAGGACATCCGCGAGATCATCGTGACCGTGGCGGACGGCGTGATGGACGACGTCCGTCGCCGGGTGGAGGACGCCAGCCGCATTGAGCCGGATCGGGTCGACCGGGACTATTGGTCGCGCTGGAGCGGGGCGCTCGAGACCATCGACGAGCGCACCACCGCCAAGCTCTCGGAAGTGGATTGGGCGCGCCATGGACACATGCGCGGTCTGACCGGCGCGATCCGCGAGATCGTCGTCTTCCGGGAGGACGTCGCCACCGTCGTCGAGCGCCTTCCAACGATCGGCGAGGTCCGGCCGGCCGGCGACGGCCTCGACCTGTTCGATCGACTGATCCGCCGCGCACCCGATGGGCGCGGCGTCGCCTCCCATCTGCGAGCGCTCGCCCTCGAAGATCAGCGCAGCCTGCGTTCTCTCCTGGAGGATCCGGGTCGCCGTCGCCGCCTGGCCGCCTCGCTCGGCATCACCGAGAAGCGCGTCCGCACGCAGGTGCTGGAGCTGGGTCGGGACCGCAGCCGGGCGTCGGGAGATGCGGCATGA
- a CDS encoding SDR family oxidoreductase: protein MTVAHPAAIVTGAARGIGAAIAHRLAAEGHDVAILDLAAEACAETVAAVEACGRRALALSCDVSNEDAVTAALAQVEAELGPPLVLVNNAGLIRDRTVQRMSAAEWDQVLAVNLRSVFLLSRAVLPAMRTANYGRIVSLSSIAALGVAGEANYAAAKAGVQGFTRSLALETGRFGITVNSVAPGFVVTEMTRAVADRMRVPFEQLVDEALQQIVVGRPGEPDDIAHAVAYFVDARSSFVTGQTLYVAGAPRG from the coding sequence ATGACGGTTGCCCACCCCGCTGCCATCGTCACCGGCGCGGCCCGCGGCATAGGCGCGGCCATCGCCCACCGCCTGGCCGCCGAGGGCCACGATGTCGCGATCCTCGACCTTGCCGCTGAGGCCTGTGCGGAAACCGTCGCGGCCGTCGAAGCTTGCGGCCGCCGGGCCTTGGCGCTGTCCTGTGATGTCAGCAACGAAGACGCTGTCACGGCTGCCCTCGCGCAGGTCGAGGCGGAACTCGGACCGCCGCTGGTGCTGGTCAACAATGCCGGCCTCATCCGCGATCGCACCGTGCAGCGCATGAGTGCTGCCGAATGGGACCAGGTGCTGGCGGTCAACCTGCGCTCGGTCTTTTTGTTAAGTCGTGCAGTTCTGCCGGCCATGCGAACGGCGAACTATGGCCGCATCGTCAGCCTGTCGAGCATCGCCGCGCTCGGCGTGGCGGGTGAAGCCAATTATGCCGCGGCCAAAGCGGGGGTGCAGGGCTTCACTCGCAGCCTGGCGCTCGAAACTGGTCGCTTCGGCATCACGGTGAACTCCGTCGCCCCAGGGTTCGTGGTTACCGAGATGACCCGCGCCGTGGCCGACCGGATGCGGGTTCCATTCGAACAGTTGGTCGACGAGGCGCTTCAGCAAATTGTCGTCGGCCGGCCAGGCGAGCCCGATGACATCGCGCATGCGGTGGCCTATTTCGTCGATGCCCGCTCGTCGTTCGTCACCGGTCAGACACTCTATGTCGCGGGCGCGCCACGCGGCTGA
- a CDS encoding BREX system ATP-binding domain-containing protein, whose protein sequence is MTASARAAIRVLRAGCVPDSDIQHLTVGAADLITVAQNSLGSLAKQVPPPPLFIMGEWGSGKTHSIRLLRTLALEAGFATMEAVLNARTCPLNYPQRILPVMARDVALGEDRGLRSVVGALLRDDLKAGVALAVAGEKSQADISQAASTLRWLANRGETALVGTSAAWRVLMGSDIAHSDYGYRRAKAMCRIHWTTAFVRAAGARGTVLLFDELETIDQLWNRRSRATAYEVLGGFLEAPDTWCVFGITERFLRIVREDVRSDLFWNASSRGRRFLTLWRDGEAELIAPPEVGEEEAAELAASVETMYRKAYADTDDCAAEVREALVDWSRNASRNPRRLVRAIVNTCDRARALSKTLDSAVSAAA, encoded by the coding sequence GTGACCGCCTCCGCTCGTGCGGCGATCCGCGTCTTGCGCGCCGGCTGTGTCCCGGACTCCGATATCCAGCATCTGACGGTGGGTGCGGCCGACCTAATCACCGTTGCGCAGAACTCGTTGGGGTCGCTGGCGAAACAGGTCCCACCCCCGCCGCTTTTCATCATGGGCGAATGGGGCTCGGGCAAGACGCACTCGATCCGCCTCCTTCGCACATTGGCTCTGGAGGCCGGCTTCGCGACGATGGAGGCCGTGCTGAATGCAAGGACCTGCCCTCTGAACTACCCGCAGCGCATTCTGCCCGTCATGGCGCGCGATGTCGCATTGGGCGAGGACCGAGGCCTCCGTTCGGTCGTCGGCGCCCTACTGCGCGACGATCTCAAGGCGGGAGTCGCCTTGGCGGTGGCCGGTGAGAAGTCACAGGCGGACATCTCTCAAGCAGCAAGCACGTTGCGATGGCTCGCCAACCGAGGCGAGACGGCATTGGTCGGCACCAGCGCCGCCTGGCGAGTACTCATGGGCAGCGACATCGCGCATTCCGATTATGGGTACCGTCGCGCGAAGGCGATGTGCAGAATTCACTGGACAACGGCTTTCGTCCGAGCGGCGGGCGCCAGGGGAACGGTGCTTCTGTTCGACGAGCTCGAAACGATCGACCAGCTCTGGAACCGCCGTTCGCGCGCTACCGCATATGAGGTGCTCGGTGGGTTCCTCGAAGCGCCGGACACATGGTGCGTGTTCGGAATCACGGAACGCTTCCTTCGCATCGTGCGAGAAGACGTCCGCTCCGATCTCTTCTGGAACGCCAGCTCCCGAGGTCGCCGTTTTCTGACGCTCTGGCGTGACGGCGAGGCAGAGCTGATCGCTCCGCCTGAGGTCGGCGAAGAGGAAGCAGCGGAACTCGCTGCTTCAGTCGAGACGATGTACCGCAAGGCCTATGCGGATACCGATGACTGCGCGGCCGAAGTACGGGAGGCGCTAGTCGATTGGTCCCGCAACGCCTCCCGCAATCCGCGTCGACTGGTCCGCGCGATCGTCAATACGTGCGACCGCGCGCGGGCCCTCTCCAAGACTCTGGATTCCGCCGTTTCTGCCGCGGCTTAG
- a CDS encoding class I adenylate-forming enzyme family protein, with protein sequence MTLHGLYDLAEARWSERPAIICDERTWNYADLGRWSRRLAAGLLEQGVRTGDHVALILGNQPEYVALKIALSRLGAVAVPLNMHGRRSDFRYLLEQSDATMLITLNRFREVDYLAELDGILPAKLKRLFVLPTDDQPRDGVGAAFAELEADAEAVNLPSIDPHWLVDLIYTSGTTGDPKGVMISHDMLTRTAFASAYARAFEDARRIIFALPMFHVFGYVEGMLAAPWVGGAIVPQVRFDSGRFLAACARHRPTDALLIPAMSLALIDAVRAGAPRPETLRAALASGGRAPERLWQELNDTLGISEITTGYGMTEVTASSTVTRPDDPADRLLNSNGRLRDAGPAAAAEPHQRLVQYRVLDPETGAELPPGAIGHLVAKGPGVTRGYYNKPAETALSFTPDGWLLTGDLGTLDADGYVTLVGRLKESYRCGGEQVLPTEIEDLLTGHADILAAHVVPLPDERMGEVGVACLVPRPGRSPDLADVDRFARARLARYKVPRHYLVLAASEVPATASGRARKHLLTALAKDRITPP encoded by the coding sequence TTGACCCTGCACGGCCTCTACGACCTGGCCGAAGCGCGCTGGTCCGAACGGCCCGCCATTATCTGCGACGAACGAACCTGGAACTACGCGGACCTTGGCCGCTGGTCGCGCCGGCTTGCCGCCGGCCTGCTCGAACAAGGCGTAAGGACGGGGGACCATGTCGCGCTGATCCTTGGCAATCAGCCCGAATATGTCGCGCTCAAGATCGCCCTGTCGCGCCTTGGCGCCGTCGCCGTACCGCTCAACATGCATGGCCGCCGAAGCGACTTTCGCTATCTGCTCGAGCAATCGGATGCGACGATGCTGATTACGTTGAATCGCTTCCGCGAAGTCGATTATCTAGCCGAACTGGACGGTATCTTGCCCGCCAAACTGAAGCGACTGTTCGTCCTTCCGACCGACGACCAGCCGCGTGACGGCGTAGGCGCCGCGTTTGCCGAGCTCGAGGCAGACGCGGAGGCCGTCAACCTGCCCTCAATCGATCCCCATTGGCTAGTCGACCTCATCTACACGTCCGGTACCACGGGTGATCCAAAGGGCGTCATGATCAGCCACGACATGCTCACCCGAACCGCCTTCGCTTCGGCCTATGCCCGCGCGTTCGAGGATGCACGGCGGATCATCTTCGCCCTGCCGATGTTCCATGTCTTCGGCTATGTCGAAGGGATGCTTGCCGCGCCGTGGGTGGGTGGCGCGATCGTTCCGCAGGTCCGCTTCGATTCCGGTCGCTTCCTCGCTGCCTGTGCGCGTCACCGACCAACCGATGCGCTGTTGATCCCCGCGATGAGCCTTGCCCTGATTGACGCCGTCAGAGCAGGCGCGCCGCGCCCGGAGACCTTACGTGCGGCGCTTGCGTCGGGAGGAAGGGCGCCCGAGCGCCTTTGGCAGGAGCTGAACGACACCCTCGGGATAAGTGAAATCACGACCGGTTACGGCATGACCGAGGTGACCGCGAGTTCGACCGTGACCCGGCCCGACGATCCCGCTGACCGCCTGCTAAACTCGAACGGCCGCCTGCGCGATGCTGGCCCCGCCGCCGCAGCCGAGCCGCATCAGCGGCTGGTACAATATCGCGTGCTCGACCCCGAGACTGGTGCGGAGTTGCCGCCCGGCGCGATCGGGCACCTCGTCGCCAAGGGCCCCGGCGTCACGCGCGGCTACTATAACAAGCCCGCGGAGACGGCCCTCAGCTTTACCCCCGACGGGTGGCTGCTGACTGGTGACCTCGGCACGCTCGACGCTGACGGCTACGTCACCCTCGTCGGCAGGCTCAAGGAGAGTTACCGCTGCGGCGGCGAGCAGGTGCTTCCGACCGAAATCGAGGACCTGCTCACCGGCCACGCGGACATCCTCGCCGCACACGTCGTGCCTCTGCCCGACGAAAGAATGGGCGAAGTCGGTGTCGCCTGCCTCGTTCCACGCCCGGGCCGCTCGCCCGACCTAGCAGATGTGGACCGGTTCGCCCGCGCCCGCCTCGCGCGATACAAGGTGCCGCGCCATTATCTGGTGCTCGCCGCTTCTGAAGTGCCGGCGACTGCCTCGGGCCGCGCTCGCAAGCACCTGCTCACCGCTCTGGCGAAGGATCGGATCACACCTCCATGA